GAGCATGGCTTTTACCGCAGCGGCCATCATGGGCAACGTAACCTGTCTGATAACGCTACTGCTGCCATGTCCTGGCAAATCGGGTATAATAAGCTTGTTGGTTTTGGAAAGTTCGGCTATTTGTATATTAAATATACTGGCATCCTCGCAAAAGCCGTGTAGCAATACCAATACAGGACCTTCGCCTTGTATAGTATAGTGGAGTTTTTGTCCACGTGCCCATGTGATAGTTTTGTTCATAAAGAGATACAAAAATGCAGGTATTATTGCATGAATAATTAAATAATTTCTACACAATGACATTAACACAGGCACAACAAAATGTGGATGAATGGATTAAAACCATTGGTGTTCGCTATTTCAGTGAGCTAACCAATACTGCCATACTGATGGAAGAGGTAGGAGAACTTGCCCGAATTATGGCCCGCAAATATGGGGAACAGTCGTGGAAAGAAACTGACCACGAACCTGATATGGCTGATGAAATGGCTGATGTCCTTTGGGTATTGATGTGTCTAGCCAATCAAACCGGTGTAAATTTGGAAGAAGCCTTTACAAAAAATATGGAAAAGAAAACCAAACGCGATAAGGATAGGCATCGGGATAATGAGAAGTTACGGGATTAGTTTCTTAACCGCAAGGGACGCTAAGGAATTCGCTGTCCGAACTATGATTCTAGAGATTTAATGACTACTATGAATCTAGAATAAATTTTGATTGGAAGACCTCCCCTATAGATCCCGATAGCCCCACCGCGGCGGGAGGAGTGCTGTGTTACTCGACAAATAAACACTATTGTATTTGCGTCCTTTGCGGTAAAAAGATATGCCGAAAATGAGACAGAAGCTAGAAGTTTAAAACCGCTATTAAACCTTCGGACCTCCTACATCCGTCTTCTAACTTCCTACTTCGGACTTCCTACTTCCGTCTTCTAACTTCCATCACGACACGCCTCCCAAATAAACCACCTGCCCCGTAATAAACGAGCTTTTCGGACTTATAAAAAAATCGCAGATGTTATATATATCTTGTAAAGTTCCTTTGCGTTTGATGGCTTGCATATTTAATACATTTTGCATCCAGTCTTCAGGAATTCCTTTAATTAAATCTGTATCAATCGGTGTGGGGCCAATTGCATTTACTGTAATATTAAATGAAGCCAATTCACGTGCTGCAATTTTGGTGAGCGATTCCACAGCAGCCTTGCTAGCCGCATAACTACTTTGAGTTTCTAAATTCAAAGGTTTTGATATACTCGTAAAGTTTATAATACGTCCGCTTTGTTGTCGGATCATTTGTTTGGCTGCTTCACGCATCAATAAAAAAGTACCACCCGCATTTACTTTATACACTTGTTCGAATGCTGAAAGAGGTGTGCTGATTAAAGAATTCATGTTTGCAAGAGCAGCATTGTTAATTAAAATATCAATACTTCCGCAAGTGTTTTTTATTTGTTTAATAGCAGCGGTTACTTGTTCTTCGATGGCTATATCACAAACAATATGCATATAATGTTCATGTATTATTTTTGCTTCGCCTCTTGCCAAGCCTGCTACTATATATCCTTGAGATAAATAGTGATTTGCCAAGGCCAATCCTATGCCTTTAGTGGTTCCGCTGATGATAATGGTTTGCATATATAATATTAATAATTATAGTAAATTAGAGAAATATTTCATGTTAAATTTCTTTTTTCCTAGCCTCGCTCGCCGCGAGGGCCTTCCATTTTACACAAAAAGGAAGCAAAAGTTTTTTTGTTTGCGAAGGTAGTTTTGCCCTTTTAAATTCAGTTAAATAGTTCAAATGAACTGCACGTGGGCAAACCATGGTCGAATCAACAGCCTCGTTTCCAGCAGCGTGCTTGGGTTTATTGGTGCATGCCTTGCGTTTATAATATAATACTGTCTCAGCTGTTACTTCGCCACCCCGCCGCAGCGGGCTGCCGCAAATAAAAAGGGCCTCCGTGGAAGATAAAGAGTTTTCGTTCCCTATAATATATATATAATTTAAGTTCATTTATGCTTAGTTTAACGACCCATCATTCCCTTGATTCTTCTCATAATTTGCGTAGAAAACTGTGCTATATCTTCTGAGATTCTAAAATATATAATGGCAATTAAAAATAACGTCGCAAATAAACCAGAACGAAGACAAATGCTGATAATATTTTCAATTTTTGTTCCTGTAAATCCTGGTACAAAATATACTAGCGTATATAATAGTCCTGCAACAAAAACTCCTTTTACTATATCTAAAGTGAAGGGTTGTAGTTTGAATTTATAATATATAAACCAAAACCGTACGCCATTATATATAAACTGCGAAACCAAGGCTGCATAGCCTGTTCCAAGGATTCCATAATTGGAAATAAATAGATAATTGACGGGGATTAATATAATTAATAACAATACTTGGGTACCGAAATTAAATTTCCAAAAATTTGAAGTATTTAGTAATTCTCCATTCATGCCACAAGCCAAATCGAATAATTTTGCCAAGGACAATAATAATACAACGGGTTTTGCCTCCATATATGCAGGAGGAAGCAATGCAAGAATTTCATCAATACTTACCCAAATAGCTACAAAAATGAGCAAGCCCGCAAGCAACATATTCAAAGCTGTTTTCTTATATAGTGTTTCTATGGTTCGTATATCCTTGCGTTTCCACGCATCCGACATTACAGAAATTGTTACCCCAAACATAGCTTTTTGGGGAACTTGTAATATCGCTACCAAGTATATAGCAATACTTAAAATACCTGTATTTTTCAAACCTTCCATCCCCGAAATCATAATAGGGGCAAGATATTCAGCAAGTTCTCCTATTATAAGTCCTGCATATATAAACCCTCCGTATGAGAGTATTTTTTTGCCCAACCTGCGGCTTACTTTACTTAGTTTGGGAACTATATGAAAATCTCCTTCACGTCTTAATTTCAAAAACATCGGAATTAATCCCACAAAATAGTACGTGCAAAACAGCATCATAAACACATCGAAACTGATTACATTTATATAATATAATAGCACAATAATGATAGAGTAAAACTTATACCCCAAGTCTTCTAAAAAAGTAGGGAAAGCCGCATTCAATCTGATATTGAGATGCGTCTTAAAAATGGTAAAATACAAAAACGAAAAGGTGAACGGTATTATATAATAATAATATTTTACTAACAATGGTGAGTGCTCCGAAAATTTCAATACAAAAAAATCTTTAAACAATAGCATTCCCAAAGTAATCATCACAAATCCAAAAAAGGGAACCACCAAAGACATAAAAGCAAAGTCGCTTTCGTCTTTTTTAAGATAGTCTTTGTAATAAGGAAAAAATTTGTACATCATGGAGAAGGTTGCCATCATGGCAAATTGCATCAATACTGCACCCACCGCCATTAAGGCCCTAGTTAGTCCAAATTGTTCAGGTGTTAAGATAAAGGTATATAAGAAAAACAGATTGAACGCCCCCACAACAAAACCGCTGTAGGTAAACAATGCCGAGTACATACCCTGTCGTCTGATTACTCCCATTGCGATTTATTTTTCAATATATTTGTTTTATTTCCCAATCTTATTTTACAGAAATCACAGCCTCATATTTCTTCCTGCAAACATATCTTAAAAATTATTCTTCGTTTGTAACATTTTTTCGCACAATTTTGTCCCTTTAAATAAATAATATAATTATGAGAAGCAACCATGAGATAGATTACCGCGTAATTGGCGAAGAAATGCAATGTGTAGAAATAGAGCTAGACCCTACAGAGACCGTCATTGGCGAGTCGGGGAGTTTTATGATGATGGAGGACGACATCAAGATGGAAACCATTTTTGGTGACGGTTCCACACAAAGTGGTGGTGGATTTATGAACAAACTTTTTTCTGCGGGCAAGCGATTGCTTACCGGAGAGAGTTTATTTATGACCGCATTTACCAACACGGGGAGCCAAAAACGACGTGTTACTTTTGCGTCGCCCTATCCAGGTAAAATTGTTCCGATGGATTTGATGCAAATGGGCGGCAGGCTTCTTTGTCAGAAAGATGCATTCCTTTGTGCGGCTAAGGGGGTTTCGGTGGGAATTGAGTTTCAGAAAAAACTGGGAGCGGGTCTTTTTGGAGGCGAAGGTTTTATTATGGAAAAGTTGGAGGGCGATGGCATGGCTTTTATACACGCAGGTGGAACGATAATTGAACGCAACCTTCAGGCTTATGAAATGCTAAGAATAGATACGGGCTGTTTGGTGGCCTTTACGAAGGATGTGAATTATGATATAGAATTTGTGGGCGGAATCAAAAACAGCATATTTGGAGGCGAAGGTTTATTTTTTGCTACGCTGAAAGGCCCCGGCAGAGTGTGGATACAATCATTGCCCATTAGTCGCTTGGCGGGTCGTATTTTGCGATATGGCACTGGAGCACGTAAGGAAGAAGGTTCAATACTAGGCGGGATTGGTAATTTGTTTGATGGCGACGGTGTATAAAATAAAAAATATAAAATAATTTAAATGCAAATTGAAACTACACCCATAGCGGGATTACTAGTAATAAAGCCCAAAGTATTTTTTGACCCACGGGGATATTTTTTTGAGAATTATAACCAGCAAGCTTTTGAAGAAGCGGGGCTGAAAGATTTATATTTTGTGCAGGACAATCAAAGCCTTTCGCAAGCTGGTATATTAAGGGGTTTACATTTTCAAGCACCTCCTTACGAGCAAGGCAAATTGGTTAGAGTAATTAAAGGTGCAGCATTGGATGTGGTGGTTGATGTGAGAAAAAATTCTGCTACTTATGGAGAACACTATAAATTGGAACTCACCGAGGAAAATTTCCTGATGTTATGGATTCCCCCTGGTTTTGCCCATGGTTTCCTCACCTTAAAGGATGATACCATTTTTTGTTACAAATGCACGGGATTATATGATAAAGCATCAGAAATGGGAATTATGTGGAACGACCCACAACTCAATATCGATTGGGGCATTATCGACCCTATATTAAGTGATAAAGACAGGGAGAATGTATCCTTTCAAAACTTTAACAGTCCTTTTTAGTTATATATATTACCTTGGTAAACAAAGAAGCTATATATCATGCATTGGAAGAAGTGATGGATCCTGAAATTCCCACAATATCTATTATAGATTTGGGCATCGTAACGGGTGTTGAAATACAGAACGATGATATATTTATTAAATTAACTCCTACATTTTCAGGATGCCCAGCACTAAAGGTCATGGAGCAATTGGTGTTTGAAAAATTGACCCCAATTACTTCTGGAAAAGTACATGTGGAAACCAACTTTGACATTGCTTGGAATAGTGATATGATTACCGAAAAAGGAAGGCAGATGCTTTTGAAACATGGTCTTGCTCCGCCACCCAAGCACGAGGGATATATAGAGCTTGATGTACTAAGTGATATAGCATGTCCGCTTTGCGGCAGTAGAAATACTGAAATGAAATCGCCTTTTGGAGCTACTTTATGTAGATCGATGCATTACTGCAATAATTGCATGCAAGCTTTCGAACAGTTTAAACCAGTTATATAATATAAATGACTCGTATACTTATATATATATGCTTGACATTGTTATATATATCATGTAAAAACGAAACTAATCAAACTGTAAAACAAGGAATTGATAGTTCCTTAGGGTCAGAAAAAGCACAAAAAATATACAGTATTGCATCTGATGATTCTGCTCTATGTGATTCTCTGCATTATAATAAAAAAGGAAGGGAATTGAATTCAGTAGAAGTATTTGATCCAAAAAAAACACCAAGCAGCATCCTCCCTAAAAATCCAGTCAGTAAAGAGATGCCTTTACCTGGCGGTATTCCCAGCAAGCATTATATAGATTCTGTAAAAAATGCCCGCAGTAAAAAATAGTCTGGCCGCTGCGAATGTATTTATAAACTTTTTCTGCTTATATATTCCTTAACCGCCTTGGGAAAATATATATATTCCAGTTCATGAATCTTTTTTGCCAATGTTACTTCACTATCGGTTGGTGAAATACCTACAATAGCTTGTTTCAAAATTTCGCCTTTATCATATTCTGCATTCACCAAATGGATTGTGATGCCACTTTCAATTTCTTTATTTGCAATAACGGCTTCGTGAACTTTGCTGCCATACATGCCTTTACCTCCATACTTGGGCAGTAATGCAGGATGTATATTAATTATTTTATTGGGGAATGCTTTAATAAAATCTGTATGTATCAATCTCAAAAATCCGGCTAAAATAATATAATCTATTTGTCTTTGTTTTAATAGTTTTATTATACTATCTGGTTGCTTGAAAATTGAGTTATCAAATAAAAATAAATTCAAATCTAACTGTTTTGCTTTTTCTATAACTCCGGCTTCAGGATTGTTACAAATAATACATTCAATTATAATCTTTTGCTCCTTGTGTTTAATATTAAAATAATCATACAAATTGACTGCATTGCTACCATTTCCACTTGCAAAAATTGCTATTCTAATCATTCTCGTTTTTAAATACTATTAT
The sequence above is drawn from the Bacteroidota bacterium genome and encodes:
- the paaD gene encoding 1,2-phenylacetyl-CoA epoxidase subunit PaaD — protein: MVNKEAIYHALEEVMDPEIPTISIIDLGIVTGVEIQNDDIFIKLTPTFSGCPALKVMEQLVFEKLTPITSGKVHVETNFDIAWNSDMITEKGRQMLLKHGLAPPPKHEGYIELDVLSDIACPLCGSRNTEMKSPFGATLCRSMHYCNNCMQAFEQFKPVI
- the rfbC gene encoding dTDP-4-dehydrorhamnose 3,5-epimerase; this encodes MQIETTPIAGLLVIKPKVFFDPRGYFFENYNQQAFEEAGLKDLYFVQDNQSLSQAGILRGLHFQAPPYEQGKLVRVIKGAALDVVVDVRKNSATYGEHYKLELTEENFLMLWIPPGFAHGFLTLKDDTIFCYKCTGLYDKASEMGIMWNDPQLNIDWGIIDPILSDKDRENVSFQNFNSPF
- a CDS encoding SDR family oxidoreductase, which codes for MQTIIISGTTKGIGLALANHYLSQGYIVAGLARGEAKIIHEHYMHIVCDIAIEEQVTAAIKQIKNTCGSIDILINNAALANMNSLISTPLSAFEQVYKVNAGGTFLLMREAAKQMIRQQSGRIINFTSISKPLNLETQSSYAASKAAVESLTKIAARELASFNITVNAIGPTPIDTDLIKGIPEDWMQNVLNMQAIKRKGTLQDIYNICDFFISPKSSFITGQVVYLGGVS
- a CDS encoding TIGR00266 family protein; its protein translation is MRSNHEIDYRVIGEEMQCVEIELDPTETVIGESGSFMMMEDDIKMETIFGDGSTQSGGGFMNKLFSAGKRLLTGESLFMTAFTNTGSQKRRVTFASPYPGKIVPMDLMQMGGRLLCQKDAFLCAAKGVSVGIEFQKKLGAGLFGGEGFIMEKLEGDGMAFIHAGGTIIERNLQAYEMLRIDTGCLVAFTKDVNYDIEFVGGIKNSIFGGEGLFFATLKGPGRVWIQSLPISRLAGRILRYGTGARKEEGSILGGIGNLFDGDGV
- a CDS encoding nucleotide pyrophosphohydrolase; its protein translation is MTLTQAQQNVDEWIKTIGVRYFSELTNTAILMEEVGELARIMARKYGEQSWKETDHEPDMADEMADVLWVLMCLANQTGVNLEEAFTKNMEKKTKRDKDRHRDNEKLRD
- a CDS encoding phosphoribosylglycinamide formyltransferase, producing MIRIAIFASGNGSNAVNLYDYFNIKHKEQKIIIECIICNNPEAGVIEKAKQLDLNLFLFDNSIFKQPDSIIKLLKQRQIDYIILAGFLRLIHTDFIKAFPNKIINIHPALLPKYGGKGMYGSKVHEAVIANKEIESGITIHLVNAEYDKGEILKQAIVGISPTDSEVTLAKKIHELEYIYFPKAVKEYISRKSL